One Prosthecochloris marina DNA window includes the following coding sequences:
- a CDS encoding thioesterase family protein, whose protein sequence is MKETLKPGIKYEHKFVVPTSKTVPSLYPESEEFTAMPEVFATGFLVGFLEWSCIKAINPHLDWPREQTVGTHIDVSHEAATPPGLEVTAAVELMEVDGRKLVFSVEAHDGVDLISKGRHERFVINKEKFDAKVREKGMHNE, encoded by the coding sequence ATGAAAGAAACATTGAAGCCTGGTATCAAATACGAACACAAATTTGTCGTTCCAACGTCTAAAACCGTGCCGTCGCTCTACCCCGAGTCGGAAGAGTTCACAGCAATGCCGGAAGTATTTGCCACCGGATTTCTGGTGGGTTTCCTTGAGTGGAGTTGCATCAAGGCCATTAACCCACATCTTGACTGGCCGAGAGAGCAAACTGTCGGGACGCATATTGACGTCAGCCATGAAGCCGCTACGCCACCCGGTCTTGAAGTCACGGCGGCTGTCGAACTCATGGAAGTTGATGGAAGAAAACTTGTTTTCTCGGTCGAAGCTCACGACGGTGTTGATCTGATTTCAAAAGGACGCCATGAGCGTTTTGTCATCAACAAAGAAAAATTCGATGCCAAGGTAAGGGAAAAAGGCATGCATAATGAGTAG
- a CDS encoding NUDIX hydrolase has protein sequence MHELVKEIRAIAQAGLYYTKDPYDRERYERLIAISTMLYSKVSAAGIEEIEKFFIPEKGYATPKVDLRACVIKDSKVLLVKERSNGKWTLPGGWADQNESPKEGIAREVLEESGFAIKVISLYAVKDRDRHPYTPKYPVSLYKLFFTAEVTGGAPRDNIEISGIDFFDVDNLPPLSQDRVLARDIIEGMNHYRDNRGITYSD, from the coding sequence ATGCATGAACTGGTTAAAGAAATCAGAGCAATTGCTCAGGCAGGTCTTTACTATACCAAGGATCCATACGACCGTGAGAGGTATGAGCGGCTCATCGCGATTAGTACGATGCTCTACTCGAAAGTCAGTGCAGCGGGGATCGAGGAAATAGAAAAATTTTTTATTCCGGAAAAAGGCTATGCAACTCCAAAGGTTGATTTGCGAGCCTGTGTGATCAAGGACAGCAAAGTCCTTTTAGTGAAGGAGAGGTCAAATGGAAAATGGACGTTGCCTGGGGGATGGGCGGATCAAAATGAATCTCCGAAAGAAGGAATTGCCCGAGAGGTGCTCGAAGAATCCGGGTTTGCAATAAAAGTCATTTCTCTCTACGCGGTTAAAGACAGGGATCGTCATCCTTATACACCGAAGTATCCGGTAAGCTTGTACAAGTTGTTTTTCACCGCTGAGGTAACAGGGGGAGCTCCTCGCGATAACATTGAAATATCCGGCATTGATTTTTTCGATGTGGATAACCTGCCACCGTTATCGCAAGACCGGGTGTTAGCCCGGGATATCATCGAGGGGATGAATCATTATAGAGATAACAGGGGAATCACTTACTCGGATTAA
- a CDS encoding SRPBCC family protein — protein sequence MPEDKAKIVLPVHINAPVEKVFPLCCPVEEYRWIPGWKCHLIHCPNDKVELGTVFSEVSSAPFLLSSFKGKTTWTAILHDPAHYKLHFRLDNKKSSSLYKIELQDDGRGGTAGNLDFTCNAINEKDTGYNGKNTAKKILVMLSTISTMLQHYCEAGNMLTFKELQKIVLSESRLSTMDKVRIGLNRMVVLAMHQ from the coding sequence ATGCCAGAGGATAAAGCGAAAATAGTATTGCCTGTACATATCAATGCTCCGGTTGAAAAAGTATTCCCGCTTTGCTGTCCGGTGGAAGAGTATCGGTGGATACCGGGTTGGAAATGTCATCTGATTCATTGTCCAAATGATAAGGTGGAATTGGGAACGGTTTTTAGCGAGGTTTCATCTGCGCCATTCCTGCTAAGCAGTTTCAAGGGAAAAACCACCTGGACAGCAATTCTGCACGATCCTGCTCATTACAAGCTTCATTTCAGGCTGGACAATAAAAAATCATCATCACTGTATAAAATCGAATTGCAGGATGATGGCAGGGGAGGAACTGCAGGAAACCTGGATTTTACCTGTAATGCGATTAATGAGAAGGATACCGGCTATAACGGAAAAAATACGGCAAAAAAGATCCTTGTAATGCTGTCAACTATCAGCACCATGTTACAACATTACTGTGAGGCCGGTAATATGTTAACTTTCAAAGAGTTACAAAAAATCGTCTTGTCGGAATCCAGGCTGTCAACCATGGATAAAGTACGTATAGGGCTTAATCGTATGGTTGTTTTGGCCATGCATCAATGA
- a CDS encoding ABC transporter ATP-binding protein: MGKGDLLLKVRDLEVAFSSRKGGKKAVVKAVNGVSFDVRKGETLGLVGESGCGKTTLGRALLRLTPVPVKGEIWYDGEAIDTIGNRDFRSLRSQMQMIFQDPFSSLNPRMTIGQMLNEVLSVHKVVPRKDAKKKIYELLDIVGLSNDYFNRYPHEFSGGQRQRIGIARALAVNPKVIICDEPVSALDVSIQSQIINLLKDLQTEFGLTYLFIAHDLSVVEYISDRVAVMYLGKIVEVADSDELYRNPKHPYTKALMSAIPLPELSRKKERILLKGDLPGPLDMPSGCSFHPRCPEVMERCRSVEPMLKPLCDDGRHQVSCLLYE, encoded by the coding sequence ATGGGAAAGGGCGACTTGCTGCTGAAGGTCCGTGACCTCGAAGTTGCCTTTTCATCGAGGAAAGGAGGGAAAAAGGCTGTAGTTAAAGCGGTTAACGGGGTTTCCTTCGACGTGAGAAAAGGAGAGACGCTTGGCCTGGTCGGGGAGTCGGGCTGCGGTAAAACAACTCTCGGGAGGGCCTTGTTGAGGTTGACGCCTGTTCCGGTGAAAGGTGAAATATGGTATGACGGTGAGGCTATAGATACGATCGGTAACCGGGATTTTCGCAGTCTGCGCAGTCAGATGCAGATGATTTTCCAGGATCCGTTCAGTTCTCTCAACCCAAGGATGACAATCGGTCAGATGCTTAACGAGGTTCTGTCGGTTCATAAGGTGGTTCCCCGCAAGGATGCAAAGAAGAAAATCTATGAGTTGCTCGATATTGTGGGGTTGAGCAACGACTATTTCAACCGTTACCCGCATGAATTTTCAGGAGGACAGCGGCAGAGGATAGGTATTGCGAGGGCGCTCGCGGTCAACCCCAAGGTTATCATCTGTGACGAACCTGTTTCTGCACTCGATGTTTCCATTCAGTCGCAAATCATCAACTTGCTGAAAGATCTGCAGACCGAGTTCGGGTTGACCTATCTCTTCATCGCTCATGACCTTTCGGTTGTCGAGTATATTTCAGACCGTGTTGCGGTTATGTACCTTGGAAAGATCGTCGAGGTAGCCGATTCGGATGAACTCTACAGAAACCCGAAGCATCCTTATACGAAAGCACTGATGTCGGCGATTCCTCTGCCGGAATTGAGCCGAAAAAAGGAAAGGATACTCTTGAAAGGCGATTTGCCCGGACCGCTCGATATGCCGTCCGGATGCAGTTTTCATCCCCGCTGTCCCGAAGTGATGGAGCGGTGCCGCTCGGTGGAGCCGATGTTAAAGCCACTCTGCGACGATGGTCGGCACCAGGTGAGCTGTTTGCTGTATGAATAA
- a CDS encoding GNAT family N-acetyltransferase → MCTLREYRQGDEAMVFALLESALKHYGLSVNPEETDADIQDIDESYIRSGGAFKVLEDNGAVVGSYGLYTIDENTCELRKMYLKAEYKGRGLGKKMMEDAFIVARSLGFSTMILETNSCLKEAVSLYRKYGFTEYTPEHLSHRCNYAMRKSL, encoded by the coding sequence ATGTGTACTCTCAGGGAATACAGGCAGGGAGATGAAGCAATGGTTTTCGCTTTGCTCGAAAGCGCGTTAAAGCACTATGGGCTTTCAGTGAATCCGGAAGAGACCGATGCCGATATACAGGATATCGATGAGTCGTATATACGTTCTGGCGGAGCATTCAAGGTACTTGAAGATAATGGTGCGGTAGTCGGCTCCTATGGTCTCTATACCATCGACGAGAATACGTGCGAGCTGAGGAAAATGTATCTCAAAGCAGAATATAAAGGAAGAGGTCTGGGTAAAAAAATGATGGAGGACGCATTCATTGTAGCCAGGTCTTTGGGTTTTTCCACCATGATTCTTGAAACAAACAGTTGTTTGAAAGAAGCGGTGAGCTTGTATAGAAAGTACGGGTTCACCGAATACACACCGGAGCACTTGTCTCACAGGTGTAATTATGCAATGCGGAAAAGTCTTTAA
- the rsmI gene encoding 16S rRNA (cytidine(1402)-2'-O)-methyltransferase, producing MDDIGTLYIVATPLGNLEDITLRAINTLKSVDSIACEDTRRASILLRHIGISGKKLISYHAFNEAKAIASILTLLENCLDVAVITDAGTPAISDPGFALVRRAYELPAKVIPVPGPSAVTAALSVCPLPVHNFFFAGFLPHKKGRKSKLEFLASIDSTIVFYESPHRIMKLLREIDTYFSGSQVFIAREVTKLHEEYLCGTPSEMIERFTGEKAKGEFVAVVYPKAK from the coding sequence ATGGATGACATCGGTACACTCTACATCGTAGCTACACCCCTCGGCAATCTCGAAGATATTACCCTGCGGGCGATCAACACCCTGAAATCTGTCGATTCCATCGCATGTGAAGACACACGGCGGGCATCGATACTGTTGCGCCATATCGGCATCAGCGGGAAAAAACTCATCAGCTACCACGCATTCAACGAAGCAAAAGCGATCGCAAGCATTCTTACTCTGCTTGAGAACTGCCTTGATGTCGCCGTCATTACCGATGCCGGTACGCCTGCGATCAGCGATCCTGGCTTTGCGCTGGTTCGCAGAGCGTATGAATTACCTGCAAAGGTTATTCCGGTACCAGGCCCAAGTGCCGTAACGGCAGCTCTTTCAGTTTGTCCCCTGCCGGTACACAACTTTTTCTTTGCCGGGTTCTTGCCGCACAAAAAAGGACGGAAAAGCAAACTGGAATTTCTTGCCTCCATCGACAGCACAATAGTGTTTTATGAATCTCCGCACCGTATCATGAAACTTCTGAGAGAAATCGATACTTATTTTTCAGGTTCACAGGTCTTCATTGCACGAGAGGTAACCAAGCTGCACGAGGAATATCTCTGTGGAACTCCTTCGGAAATGATTGAACGTTTCACGGGCGAGAAAGCAAAAGGAGAGTTCGTTGCAGTTGTTTATCCGAAAGCAAAATGA
- a CDS encoding 2TM domain-containing protein yields MENQDAYQRAKKRVKAKLGFYIHLAVYMFVNTAVIVINLSTSPEYFWFIWPLLGWGIGLFFHGMDVFVFSGDSSVMEKMIEKEMKKETSGEQ; encoded by the coding sequence ATGGAAAATCAGGACGCTTACCAGAGGGCTAAAAAAAGGGTAAAGGCAAAGTTGGGATTTTACATTCATTTGGCAGTCTACATGTTTGTCAATACGGCAGTCATAGTTATCAATTTAAGTACCTCTCCCGAATATTTCTGGTTCATTTGGCCCCTACTTGGATGGGGGATCGGTTTGTTTTTTCATGGAATGGATGTCTTCGTTTTTTCTGGAGACTCATCCGTCATGGAAAAAATGATTGAAAAAGAAATGAAGAAGGAGACTTCGGGGGAGCAGTGA
- the panC gene encoding pantoate--beta-alanine ligase: MQIINDPAYMQKTAESLRLKHQLIAVVMTMGALHEGHLSLLKIAKENAGTVILTIFVNPRQFGPDEDFHRYPRPFEKDAAMAKAAGVDYLFAPDVESMYTEGFQTQVNTGDITNRFEGEKRPGHFNGMATVVLKLLMISKAHLAIFGEKDAQQLAVIKRMVRDFNLGTTIIEAPVVRNEDGLATSSRNIYLSSQERQQATVLYQGILRAKELVAQGMTETEKILEEVAAVIGSAPDATIDYTGIVDADTFAETGTLRPNAHHRLLLAVWIGSTRLIDNSILEPLEQSAAQDT, from the coding sequence ATGCAGATAATCAATGATCCGGCCTACATGCAGAAAACCGCTGAAAGTCTACGACTGAAACATCAGCTTATAGCTGTTGTCATGACTATGGGCGCTCTGCACGAAGGCCACCTGAGCCTCCTGAAGATCGCCAAGGAGAATGCCGGCACGGTGATTCTCACCATCTTCGTCAATCCGCGCCAGTTCGGCCCCGATGAAGACTTTCACCGTTACCCCAGACCCTTTGAAAAAGATGCAGCCATGGCAAAAGCCGCTGGCGTCGATTACCTGTTTGCTCCGGACGTGGAATCGATGTATACGGAAGGCTTCCAGACACAGGTCAATACGGGGGATATCACGAACCGGTTCGAAGGTGAGAAAAGACCCGGCCATTTCAACGGTATGGCCACCGTTGTGTTGAAACTGCTGATGATTTCCAAAGCCCATCTCGCCATCTTCGGAGAAAAAGATGCCCAGCAGCTTGCGGTCATCAAACGCATGGTCAGGGATTTCAACCTCGGGACGACAATTATCGAAGCACCTGTCGTTCGAAATGAAGACGGACTGGCAACAAGCTCGCGGAACATCTACCTTTCTTCACAGGAACGTCAGCAGGCGACTGTTCTCTATCAGGGGATCCTCCGCGCCAAAGAACTCGTAGCACAGGGAATGACCGAAACGGAAAAAATTCTCGAAGAAGTTGCCGCCGTCATCGGTTCGGCCCCCGATGCAACGATCGACTATACCGGCATTGTAGATGCGGATACTTTTGCTGAAACAGGCACACTGCGCCCGAATGCACACCATCGCCTCCTCCTCGCGGTCTGGATAGGCTCGACGAGACTTATAGATAACAGCATACTCGAGCCTCTTGAACAAAGCGCCGCACAAGACACATGA
- a CDS encoding flavodoxin domain-containing protein codes for MSSDCISRREFLARACKYSSVSLMALFWGCDIARLTEGDEKRTALIYATRYGATKETAGWIHEGIQGPVDLLDIESISFSDVISRYDRFVVGSGIWIGGVHKRIVDFLESRNDELNGKILATFVVCGTDGSTQSGRKRIDGYFTPMHAPLERKPSLSGYFGGRVIVEKLTDEDREALTVFYKTYLKDQLRSWDRTDPEKAVFFGGEVKRFCGEKMNVSLGSATS; via the coding sequence ATGTCATCTGATTGTATTTCCAGGAGGGAGTTTCTTGCAAGGGCATGCAAATATTCTTCGGTGTCCTTGATGGCGCTTTTTTGGGGTTGCGATATTGCGAGATTAACGGAAGGTGATGAGAAGCGAACGGCTTTGATCTATGCAACCAGATATGGGGCGACAAAGGAGACTGCAGGTTGGATACACGAGGGGATACAAGGGCCGGTCGATCTTCTCGATATCGAAAGCATTTCTTTTTCTGACGTAATTTCCCGATATGACCGGTTTGTTGTAGGTTCAGGTATCTGGATTGGCGGTGTTCACAAAAGAATCGTTGATTTTCTCGAATCTCGCAACGATGAGTTGAACGGAAAGATATTGGCGACATTTGTCGTGTGTGGAACGGACGGAAGTACGCAAAGCGGCAGAAAGCGGATTGACGGTTATTTCACTCCGATGCATGCTCCCCTGGAGAGGAAACCATCCCTCAGTGGATATTTCGGTGGTAGAGTGATCGTAGAGAAGCTGACGGATGAAGACAGGGAAGCACTGACCGTATTTTATAAGACATACCTGAAGGATCAATTGCGAAGCTGGGACCGGACCGACCCTGAAAAAGCTGTGTTCTTTGGCGGTGAGGTCAAGCGTTTCTGTGGAGAAAAAATGAATGTTTCGCTCGGTTCTGCGACAAGTTGA
- the sppA gene encoding signal peptide peptidase SppA, translating to MAKKKIGAGKIGCIVVVLVFLVLAIGLYRAFTTQKSLPEEFVLKIDVYGDIKETTDVGFSLPFERESQELSLQDILFLLDQAGEDERIKSVLLDIRGVRTGSAKIQQIQRAIEQTRKTGKPVNAFLGSASDADVWLASACDSIVAERGNFLLLDGLKAELLFYTGTLEKLGVSFQAAQWSAWKSGVEPFTRAGASPEYREQVEMMLDAVYDAYTGYVAKRRGIPVEEYESIIDEKTVLSAKQAKEFGIVDEISGHWEYLEGLKKTFGKGDGERSDEDVLVSGARYKASIPWPFEPETKENIAVITASGSIVRLEDDMTGGTEQGFDEETLRSSVQAALDDESVKAIVLRIDSPGGDALASSNMLQILDSAKVKKPIVASMSGVAASGGYMIALAADSIFAEPLTVTGSIGVYALKPEISALQEKIGLNREVVIKGKNADGFTVFKPLDEEGMAKFMETTGWIYDDFLAKVARSRKMTLNEVEAVAGGRVWTGDLAVKKGLVDRIGGLQDALFAARAMAEMDSAKVPGLKLYPEPQGLMEYLFGGGPGITARMLGEQIPSGSVADRSLQTLDLLLKLEQQPGGMFRMTMLPYDLRVE from the coding sequence ATGGCAAAGAAGAAAATAGGTGCAGGAAAGATCGGCTGCATCGTTGTCGTACTGGTTTTTCTTGTTCTTGCGATAGGTCTTTACCGGGCCTTTACGACGCAGAAATCGCTACCTGAAGAGTTCGTACTGAAAATAGATGTTTACGGAGACATCAAGGAAACCACCGATGTCGGGTTCTCTCTGCCTTTTGAGCGTGAGTCGCAAGAACTGTCTTTACAGGATATTCTGTTTCTGCTCGACCAGGCGGGTGAAGATGAACGAATCAAAAGTGTCCTGCTCGACATCCGTGGAGTACGAACAGGCTCTGCGAAGATCCAGCAGATTCAGCGAGCTATCGAGCAGACGAGAAAAACCGGGAAACCGGTAAACGCTTTTCTTGGTAGTGCTTCTGATGCAGATGTGTGGCTTGCATCTGCATGTGATTCCATTGTTGCGGAGCGAGGGAATTTTCTCTTGCTCGATGGTTTGAAGGCCGAGCTGCTATTTTATACAGGAACGCTTGAAAAGCTCGGGGTTTCTTTTCAGGCTGCTCAATGGTCGGCATGGAAAAGCGGGGTCGAACCGTTTACAAGAGCTGGAGCGAGCCCGGAGTACAGGGAGCAGGTTGAGATGATGCTGGATGCTGTTTATGATGCCTATACAGGCTATGTGGCGAAGCGGAGAGGGATTCCTGTCGAGGAATATGAAAGCATTATCGATGAAAAAACGGTTTTGTCGGCAAAGCAGGCGAAAGAGTTCGGAATTGTCGATGAAATCAGCGGGCATTGGGAGTATCTGGAAGGATTGAAAAAAACATTTGGAAAGGGAGACGGAGAGCGAAGTGATGAAGATGTTCTGGTCAGCGGAGCACGTTATAAAGCCTCTATTCCCTGGCCGTTCGAACCCGAGACGAAAGAAAATATCGCTGTGATAACAGCGTCGGGATCGATTGTTCGCCTGGAGGATGATATGACGGGAGGAACGGAACAGGGATTTGACGAAGAAACTCTCAGAAGTTCGGTTCAGGCTGCACTCGATGATGAAAGTGTCAAGGCTATCGTGCTTCGTATCGACAGTCCGGGAGGTGATGCTCTCGCCTCATCCAATATGTTGCAGATTCTCGATTCGGCGAAAGTGAAGAAGCCGATAGTTGCTTCGATGTCAGGTGTTGCCGCGTCGGGGGGATATATGATAGCACTTGCAGCAGACAGTATCTTCGCCGAACCGCTTACCGTTACCGGCTCGATCGGCGTCTATGCGTTGAAGCCCGAGATAAGCGCGCTACAGGAGAAGATCGGCTTGAATCGTGAGGTGGTTATCAAAGGAAAAAATGCCGATGGGTTCACGGTTTTCAAGCCGCTCGATGAAGAAGGAATGGCGAAGTTCATGGAAACGACCGGCTGGATTTACGATGACTTTCTGGCAAAAGTTGCCCGATCGAGGAAAATGACTCTGAACGAGGTCGAAGCCGTTGCAGGCGGCAGAGTCTGGACGGGAGATCTTGCTGTTAAAAAAGGGTTGGTTGACCGGATCGGCGGGCTACAGGATGCGCTCTTCGCTGCTCGAGCGATGGCTGAAATGGATTCCGCAAAAGTTCCCGGATTGAAACTCTATCCCGAGCCTCAGGGGTTGATGGAATATCTTTTCGGCGGCGGCCCCGGAATAACTGCCAGGATGCTTGGAGAACAAATCCCTTCGGGAAGCGTCGCCGATCGTTCATTGCAAACGCTCGATCTTCTCCTGAAGCTGGAACAACAGCCGGGGGGGATGTTCAGGATGACGATGCTGCCTTACGACTTGAGGGTGGAATAA
- a CDS encoding GNAT family N-acetyltransferase encodes MSSRSRWLRFASPLNRLSDKQLDYLTNLDGKNRMAWCALIHEKNQEKGIGLSRYVKLTEENNVAEFAVTVVDEFQGQGVGYALLKKLIGSAMDNGITILRGYLHPDNKRMLALCKRLSASISIENTVCIKADIPVSGD; translated from the coding sequence ATGTCATCCCGGTCACGCTGGCTACGCTTTGCTTCGCCTCTAAACAGGCTTTCCGACAAGCAACTCGATTACCTGACGAACCTTGATGGTAAAAACAGAATGGCGTGGTGCGCGTTGATACATGAAAAGAACCAGGAAAAGGGAATAGGATTATCCCGGTACGTCAAGCTGACGGAAGAAAATAATGTTGCTGAATTCGCTGTAACGGTGGTGGATGAGTTCCAGGGTCAGGGTGTTGGTTACGCGTTGCTAAAAAAACTGATCGGGTCGGCGATGGATAACGGCATTACTATATTAAGGGGTTATTTGCACCCGGATAACAAGCGAATGCTTGCCTTGTGCAAGCGCTTGAGTGCTTCCATCAGTATCGAGAATACAGTATGTATAAAAGCTGATATACCAGTGTCCGGCGACTAG